The proteins below are encoded in one region of Streptomyces cyanogenus:
- a CDS encoding ABC transporter ATP-binding protein, whose protein sequence is MIWLRVLRLFWKMSARKVTAFAVASVLSAAIPGVQVGLTASAVQSVAQAANGNEGAGRQALQVGVVLLLIAVAGHLLDVWGQYLDSLLRLELTTKIGEQVMVKGTRLDLEQYENAESYDKLQRAFQESNGGRIYQLFSEMLTVTRELVTVVSVGAVLFTWSPWVALFILVSPVPSVAAHMIYTNKAYAIEYARAADRRRTYYYQYLTTTDHSFKEVRLFQLGPYLVERYRTLVHEFFRVDRQLARRQSGIVGLLGLLSVIASSGALLWAIGSAADGGQVGRLAGYLQSMGAIQVSAHGLLLGIASLYKDTLFLGNLFAFLDLPERRITGGNRPFPAKLRKGIEFRDVSFVYPGTDRLVLDGVDLLLPAGECVALVGQNGAGKTSIVKLLTRLYEPTGGRILIDDVPIEEYDVDDLQRHIGVIFQDFIRYEMSVRDNIGFGRIEAMDDDERIQAAAVAGGVDTVVSDLPDRYDTMLGRHFEEGRQLSGGQWQKVALSRAFMRRAPVVVLDEPTSAIDAEAESEIFGRLRDIARDATSLIIAHRFATVRIADRIVVLDGGRVVEEGTHEELLSADGTYAHLFNLQAAGYLAEPASQ, encoded by the coding sequence GTGATCTGGCTCCGCGTGCTGCGGCTCTTCTGGAAGATGAGCGCTCGGAAGGTCACCGCCTTCGCCGTTGCCTCGGTGCTGTCGGCCGCGATCCCCGGCGTGCAGGTCGGGCTCACGGCGAGTGCGGTGCAGTCGGTGGCGCAGGCTGCCAACGGCAACGAGGGGGCCGGACGGCAGGCCCTGCAGGTGGGTGTCGTCCTGCTGCTGATCGCGGTGGCCGGGCACCTGCTGGACGTGTGGGGCCAGTACCTCGATTCCCTGCTCCGCCTGGAACTCACCACCAAGATCGGTGAACAGGTGATGGTCAAGGGCACCCGGCTCGACCTGGAGCAGTACGAGAACGCCGAGTCCTACGACAAGCTGCAACGCGCCTTCCAGGAAAGCAACGGGGGACGCATCTACCAGTTGTTCTCCGAAATGCTCACCGTCACCCGGGAGCTGGTCACCGTCGTGTCGGTCGGCGCGGTGCTGTTCACCTGGTCACCGTGGGTGGCCCTGTTCATCCTGGTGTCACCGGTCCCGTCCGTTGCCGCGCACATGATCTACACGAACAAGGCGTACGCCATCGAGTACGCGCGCGCAGCAGACCGCCGGCGGACGTACTACTACCAGTACCTGACCACGACGGATCACTCCTTCAAGGAAGTGCGCCTGTTCCAGCTCGGACCGTACCTCGTCGAGCGGTACCGCACGCTTGTCCACGAGTTCTTCCGCGTCGACCGGCAGCTGGCCCGCCGCCAGTCGGGCATCGTGGGCCTGCTGGGTCTGCTGAGCGTCATCGCCTCCTCCGGGGCTCTGCTGTGGGCGATCGGGTCGGCCGCGGACGGAGGACAGGTGGGTCGCCTCGCGGGATACCTCCAGTCCATGGGCGCCATCCAGGTGTCGGCCCACGGACTGCTCCTGGGAATCGCCTCGCTCTACAAGGACACGCTCTTCCTCGGCAACCTCTTCGCGTTCCTGGACCTGCCCGAGCGCCGGATCACCGGCGGGAACAGGCCGTTCCCGGCGAAGCTACGCAAGGGAATCGAGTTCCGGGACGTCAGCTTCGTGTACCCCGGCACCGACCGGCTCGTCCTCGACGGTGTCGACCTGCTCCTGCCGGCCGGGGAGTGCGTGGCGCTCGTGGGGCAGAACGGCGCCGGGAAGACGAGCATCGTCAAACTGCTGACCCGGCTCTACGAGCCGACGGGTGGGCGGATCCTGATCGACGACGTACCGATCGAGGAATACGACGTCGACGACCTCCAGCGGCACATCGGCGTCATCTTCCAGGACTTCATCCGCTACGAGATGTCCGTCCGCGACAACATCGGCTTCGGCCGCATCGAGGCGATGGACGACGACGAGCGCATCCAGGCCGCGGCCGTAGCCGGAGGAGTCGACACCGTGGTGTCCGACCTTCCGGACCGGTACGACACCATGCTCGGTCGGCACTTCGAGGAGGGCCGGCAACTGTCGGGCGGTCAATGGCAGAAGGTGGCTCTGAGCCGGGCCTTTATGAGGAGGGCTCCGGTGGTCGTGCTCGACGAACCCACGTCGGCCATCGACGCCGAGGCCGAGTCCGAGATCTTCGGCCGGCTTCGTGACATCGCGAGGGACGCCACCTCCCTCATCATCGCGCACCGGTTCGCCACGGTGCGCATCGCCGACCGGATCGTGGTCCTGGACGGGGGCAGGGTGGTCGAGGAAGGAACCCACGAGGAACTGCTGAGCGCCGACGGAACGTACGCCCATCTGTTCAACCTGCAGGCAGCGGGATATCTCGCCGAACCCGCCTCTCAGTGA
- the fusA gene encoding elongation factor G, which yields MRTHIDTLAAVRNLGILAHVDAGKTTVTERILYATGTTHKRGEVHDGTTVTDFDPQERDRGITIFAAAVSCAWNGHRINLIDTPGHVDFADEVERSLRVLDGAVAVFDAVAGVEPQSESVWRQADRHGVPRIAFVNKLDRAGADLDRAVGSLRDRLHPAPLVVQLPIGAEDGFTGVVDLVRMRSLVWGDDEGTAMEGPVPEELREEAVRRRRALEEAVAERHPAALEEFCDRETLFAATLTAALRDLTRTGDGVVVLCGSAYRNRGIEPLLDAVVAYLPSPLDVPAVRGAGEDAGQRRAADPGAPFAGLVFKVNASATGRLAYVRVYSGTVEKGDAVWDPGSGRTERVARILRVMADRHVQLDRAVAGDIVALAGVKSARVGATLCDPGAPVQLEAPVAAEPVVSVAVEARRSTDTGRLAAALARLAEEDPSLVVRTDTETGQTVLSGMGELHLEVAVEKIRRDGGPEVTVGRPRVAYRETVVGGVSGFVFRHVKQDGGAGQFAHVVLDVEPLGPELGVTGFEFRSAVVGGRVPQEYVRAVEAGCRDALTGGPLGGHPVTGLRVTLTDGSTHVRDSSDTAFRTAGRLGLREALRACTTALLEPVAEVAVTVPEDAVGGVLGDLAARRGRVGGSRSRGGAAVLTATVPLAELFGYATRLRSRTHGRGTFTTRPAGYAPAPPPVR from the coding sequence GTGCGCACCCACATCGACACCCTCGCCGCCGTACGCAACCTCGGCATCCTCGCCCACGTCGACGCCGGCAAGACCACCGTCACCGAGCGGATCCTCTATGCGACGGGCACCACCCACAAGCGGGGCGAGGTGCACGACGGCACCACCGTCACCGACTTCGACCCGCAGGAACGCGACCGTGGCATCACCATCTTCGCCGCCGCCGTCAGCTGCGCCTGGAACGGCCATCGCATCAACCTCATCGACACCCCCGGCCACGTCGACTTCGCCGACGAGGTCGAGCGGTCGCTGCGTGTCCTCGACGGGGCGGTCGCCGTGTTCGACGCCGTCGCCGGCGTCGAACCGCAGAGTGAGTCGGTGTGGCGGCAGGCCGACCGGCACGGCGTCCCGAGGATCGCGTTCGTCAACAAGCTGGACCGTGCGGGCGCCGACCTCGACCGGGCCGTCGGCTCCCTCCGGGACCGGCTGCACCCCGCTCCGCTCGTCGTCCAGCTGCCGATCGGCGCCGAGGACGGCTTCACGGGTGTCGTGGACCTGGTGCGGATGCGGTCCCTGGTGTGGGGCGACGACGAGGGTACGGCCATGGAAGGGCCGGTGCCCGAGGAGCTGCGGGAGGAGGCGGTACGGCGGCGGCGCGCGCTGGAGGAGGCGGTCGCGGAAAGGCATCCGGCCGCCCTGGAGGAGTTCTGCGACCGAGAGACGCTCTTCGCGGCGACCCTCACCGCTGCCCTGCGCGACCTCACCCGCACCGGTGACGGCGTGGTGGTGCTGTGCGGCTCCGCCTACCGCAACCGCGGGATCGAACCGCTGCTGGACGCGGTGGTGGCCTACCTCCCGTCCCCGCTGGACGTACCCGCCGTACGGGGCGCCGGCGAGGACGCCGGGCAGCGGCGCGCCGCCGATCCCGGAGCGCCGTTCGCGGGGCTGGTGTTCAAGGTGAACGCGAGTGCCACGGGCCGGCTGGCCTACGTGCGCGTCTATTCCGGAACCGTCGAGAAGGGGGATGCCGTGTGGGACCCGGGCAGTGGGCGCACCGAGCGGGTGGCGCGCATCCTGCGGGTCATGGCCGACCGGCACGTCCAGCTGGACCGGGCGGTCGCCGGTGACATCGTCGCGCTCGCGGGCGTGAAGTCGGCCCGGGTCGGTGCCACGCTGTGCGACCCCGGTGCCCCGGTGCAGCTGGAGGCGCCCGTGGCCGCCGAACCCGTGGTGTCCGTGGCGGTCGAGGCGCGGCGGAGCACGGACACCGGGCGGCTGGCGGCGGCGCTCGCCCGGCTCGCCGAGGAGGATCCCTCGCTGGTGGTGCGTACCGACACCGAGACCGGGCAGACGGTCCTGTCCGGGATGGGCGAACTCCATCTGGAGGTCGCGGTGGAGAAGATCCGCCGCGACGGCGGGCCCGAGGTCACCGTGGGCCGCCCCCGGGTGGCGTACCGGGAGACCGTCGTCGGCGGCGTCAGCGGGTTCGTGTTCCGGCACGTCAAACAGGACGGCGGTGCGGGGCAGTTCGCTCATGTCGTCCTGGACGTGGAGCCGCTCGGCCCCGAACTGGGCGTCACGGGCTTCGAGTTCCGGTCCGCCGTGGTCGGCGGGCGGGTGCCGCAGGAGTACGTGCGCGCGGTGGAGGCCGGCTGCCGGGACGCGCTCACCGGGGGACCGCTCGGCGGGCACCCGGTGACCGGGCTGCGCGTCACGCTCACCGACGGCTCCACCCATGTCAGGGACTCCTCCGACACGGCCTTCCGCACCGCCGGCCGGCTCGGCCTGCGCGAGGCTCTGCGGGCTTGCACGACCGCGCTGCTCGAACCCGTCGCCGAGGTCGCGGTGACCGTGCCGGAGGACGCGGTCGGCGGGGTGCTCGGAGATCTGGCCGCCCGTCGCGGCCGGGTCGGTGGCTCGCGGAGCCGGGGCGGCGCGGCCGTGCTGACCGCGACCGTGCCGCTGGCCGAACTCTTCGGCTACGCGACCCGGTTGCGCAGCCGCACCCACGGCCGGGGCACCTTCACCACCCGGCCCGCCGGCTACGCCCCGGCCCCGCCCCCGGTCCGGTAA
- a CDS encoding LLM class flavin-dependent oxidoreductase: MPTAPSEAVPFAELVRSEDMPRLWQGQSVTIETHQMFAYLAGMGFRIPFGTAVTLMPLRHPMEAAAHARSLARLTGRRVTLGLGPGSPDFVVSLHGKPYDSPKAACADYLRQVRGFLTEQRHKVPEAVRQASDLPDLGHPGVDIGLGVLRPTLARLAGETADVAITWMTPPGYLARDVVPALRRGARAASRPVPRLVTVVHVAVDRHGRDPRQLAYAAARTHLGAPHYTDMLRRAGLRVHPSQPYLNACALVDSGTFAYGTPREVAGALAEYARVGVDELVLNCAGVGLVHGWNAALEDLAELSAEMRAVRSGVIA; this comes from the coding sequence ATGCCCACGGCCCCCTCCGAGGCGGTTCCCTTCGCGGAACTCGTCAGAAGCGAGGACATGCCGCGGCTGTGGCAGGGCCAGTCCGTCACGATCGAAACCCATCAGATGTTCGCCTACCTCGCGGGCATGGGATTCCGCATCCCGTTCGGCACTGCCGTGACCCTGATGCCTTTGCGCCACCCAATGGAAGCAGCGGCACACGCCCGGTCCCTGGCCCGTCTGACCGGCAGGCGGGTGACGCTGGGACTCGGCCCTGGATCCCCCGACTTCGTGGTGAGTCTGCACGGAAAGCCGTACGACAGCCCGAAAGCCGCGTGTGCCGACTATCTCCGGCAGGTGCGCGGATTCCTCACCGAGCAGAGGCACAAGGTGCCAGAGGCCGTTCGGCAGGCATCGGACCTACCGGATCTCGGTCATCCCGGTGTGGATATCGGCCTTGGAGTCCTCCGCCCCACGCTCGCCCGTCTGGCGGGCGAGACTGCCGACGTGGCGATCACCTGGATGACGCCGCCAGGATACCTGGCACGTGACGTGGTGCCGGCGCTCCGGCGCGGTGCTCGGGCGGCGAGCCGGCCGGTCCCGCGCCTGGTCACCGTCGTACATGTCGCCGTCGACCGCCACGGGCGCGATCCCCGCCAACTCGCCTACGCAGCCGCCCGCACACACCTGGGCGCCCCGCACTACACGGACATGCTCAGGCGCGCGGGGCTGCGGGTGCACCCGTCACAGCCCTATCTCAACGCATGTGCCTTGGTCGACTCGGGAACCTTCGCGTACGGCACCCCGCGGGAAGTGGCCGGCGCACTGGCCGAATACGCCCGAGTGGGCGTGGACGAATTGGTCCTCAACTGCGCAGGTGTAGGTCTCGTGCATGGCTGGAATGCGGCCCTGGAGGACCTGGCGGAACTCTCGGCCGAAATGCGTGCGGTCCGTTCGGGCGTGATCGCATAA
- a CDS encoding GH1 family beta-glucosidase → MSEPIDLAAFPRDFLWGTATAAYQIEGAVAEDGRAPSIWDTFSHTPGKIANGDHGDVACDHYHRWREDIGLMRQLGVNAYRLSVAWPRVIPGGTGPVNPKGLAFYDELVDALLEAGITPSVTLYHWDLPQALQDRGGWPERDTALAFAEYASVVTERLGDRVTLWATLNEPSCSAWIGHLEGTMAPGWTDLTAAVRASCHLLLGHGLATQAIRAAAPGARIGIVNNLSTVHPATDRPEDRAAARRHDGHVNRWWLDPVHGRGFPADMVETYGVELPVSDPDLAAIAAPLDWLGLNYYFPAHVTDDPDGPAPYARSVRREGVPRTGMDWEIDASGIETLLLRLTEEYGARQIHVTENGSAFPDVVRPDGSIDDPERRDYLERHLAACASAARKGAPLAGYFAWSLLDNFEWAYGYDKRFGLVHVDYRTQARTIKGSGHRYADIVRVHRGRSRRAA, encoded by the coding sequence GTGTCCGAACCCATCGACCTCGCCGCCTTCCCCCGCGACTTCCTGTGGGGCACGGCCACAGCGGCGTACCAGATCGAGGGAGCCGTCGCCGAGGACGGCCGAGCGCCCTCGATCTGGGACACCTTCTCCCACACCCCGGGGAAGATCGCGAACGGCGACCACGGCGACGTCGCCTGCGACCACTACCACCGCTGGCGGGAGGACATCGGGCTGATGCGGCAACTCGGCGTCAACGCCTACCGGTTGTCCGTGGCCTGGCCCCGTGTGATCCCCGGCGGGACCGGCCCGGTGAACCCCAAGGGCCTGGCGTTCTACGACGAGTTGGTGGACGCCCTGCTGGAGGCGGGCATCACCCCGTCCGTCACGCTCTACCACTGGGACCTGCCGCAGGCGCTCCAGGACCGCGGCGGCTGGCCGGAGCGGGACACCGCCCTCGCGTTCGCCGAGTACGCCTCCGTCGTCACCGAACGCCTCGGCGACCGCGTCACCCTCTGGGCCACCCTCAACGAGCCCTCCTGCTCGGCCTGGATCGGCCACCTGGAGGGCACGATGGCCCCCGGCTGGACCGACCTCACCGCCGCCGTCCGCGCCTCCTGCCATCTGCTCCTCGGCCACGGCCTCGCCACCCAGGCGATCCGCGCCGCCGCGCCGGGCGCGCGGATCGGCATCGTCAACAACCTGTCCACCGTGCACCCGGCCACCGACCGCCCCGAGGACCGGGCGGCGGCCCGCCGGCACGACGGCCATGTCAACCGCTGGTGGCTCGACCCGGTGCACGGCCGCGGCTTCCCCGCCGACATGGTGGAGACCTACGGTGTCGAACTCCCTGTCTCGGACCCTGACTTGGCGGCCATCGCCGCCCCGCTCGACTGGCTCGGCCTGAACTACTACTTCCCGGCGCACGTCACCGACGACCCCGACGGGCCCGCGCCGTACGCCCGTTCCGTCCGCCGCGAGGGTGTCCCGCGCACCGGCATGGACTGGGAGATCGACGCCTCCGGCATCGAGACGCTGCTGCTCCGGCTCACCGAGGAGTACGGCGCCCGGCAGATCCACGTCACCGAGAACGGCTCCGCCTTCCCGGACGTGGTCCGCCCCGACGGCAGCATCGACGACCCCGAGCGCCGGGACTACCTGGAACGCCACCTCGCCGCCTGCGCCTCCGCCGCCCGCAAGGGTGCTCCGCTGGCCGGCTATTTCGCCTGGTCCCTGCTGGACAACTTCGAGTGGGCGTACGGGTACGACAAGCGCTTCGGCCTGGTCCACGTCGACTACCGCACCCAGGCCCGCACCATCAAGGGCAGCGGCCACCGGTACGCGGACATCGTCCGCGTCCACCGCGGCCGGAGCCGCCGGGCCGCCTGA
- a CDS encoding ABC transporter substrate-binding protein, translating into MRSIRAAAVGAVTLSLALAATACGGGSSTGGASGDSPKTLTYWASNQGASVAVDKKVLQPELDKFEKQTGIKVKLEVVPWSDLLNRILTATTSGQGPDVLNIGNTWSASLQATGALLPWDEQNFAKIGGRDRFVESALGSTGVQGKDPAAVPLYSMAYALYYNKKIFADAGIGKPPATWDELIADGKKIKARGKSVLGAEGANLSENIHHVFVFAKQHGADFFTADGKPDFTAPKVVEAVKSYVDLMAKDKVVPAGDAEYAQNQSVSDFAKGRQAMLLWQSAAANLKSQGMSEDAYGIAPVPVRSGTPGQGTQVNSMVAGINIAVFKNTHNLDGAAKFVKFMTSDAEQKILNTAYSTVPPVRSAQDDPAFGAPDTAVLKNTLATSAAALPQVPSESQFETTVGTAVKELFADAAAGRAVTTDSVRAKLEKAQQQMPAA; encoded by the coding sequence ATGCGCAGCATCCGAGCCGCGGCCGTAGGCGCCGTCACCCTGTCTCTCGCCCTTGCGGCCACGGCCTGCGGAGGCGGATCGTCCACCGGCGGGGCGTCCGGCGACTCGCCGAAGACGCTGACGTACTGGGCCTCGAACCAGGGCGCCAGCGTCGCCGTGGACAAGAAGGTCCTCCAGCCCGAACTCGACAAGTTCGAGAAGCAGACCGGCATCAAGGTGAAACTGGAGGTTGTGCCCTGGTCGGATCTGCTCAACCGGATCCTGACCGCGACCACCTCGGGCCAGGGCCCGGACGTGCTGAACATCGGCAACACCTGGAGCGCCTCGCTGCAGGCGACCGGCGCGCTGCTGCCCTGGGACGAGCAGAACTTCGCGAAGATAGGCGGCAGGGACCGCTTCGTGGAGTCCGCGCTCGGCTCGACGGGCGTGCAGGGCAAGGACCCGGCGGCGGTGCCGCTGTACTCGATGGCGTACGCCCTCTACTACAACAAGAAGATCTTCGCCGACGCCGGGATCGGCAAGCCGCCCGCCACCTGGGACGAGCTGATCGCCGACGGAAAGAAGATCAAGGCCCGGGGCAAGTCGGTGCTCGGCGCCGAGGGCGCGAACCTCTCGGAGAACATCCACCACGTCTTCGTGTTCGCCAAGCAGCACGGCGCCGACTTCTTCACCGCCGACGGCAAGCCGGACTTCACCGCTCCCAAGGTCGTGGAGGCGGTGAAGAGTTACGTCGACCTGATGGCCAAGGACAAGGTCGTCCCGGCCGGCGACGCCGAGTACGCGCAGAACCAGTCCGTCAGCGACTTCGCCAAGGGCAGGCAGGCGATGCTGCTGTGGCAGTCCGCCGCCGCCAACCTCAAGTCCCAGGGCATGAGCGAGGACGCCTACGGCATCGCCCCCGTCCCGGTCCGCTCCGGCACCCCCGGACAGGGCACCCAGGTGAACTCGATGGTCGCCGGCATCAACATCGCCGTCTTCAAGAACACCCACAACCTGGACGGCGCCGCGAAGTTCGTGAAGTTCATGACCTCCGACGCCGAGCAGAAGATCCTCAACACGGCCTACAGCACCGTCCCGCCGGTCAGGTCCGCCCAGGACGACCCCGCGTTCGGTGCCCCCGACACCGCGGTGCTGAAGAACACCCTCGCCACGAGCGCGGCGGCGCTGCCGCAGGTGCCGTCCGAGTCGCAGTTCGAGACGACGGTCGGTACGGCGGTCAAGGAGCTGTTCGCCGACGCCGCCGCCGGACGCGCCGTGACCACCGACTCGGTCAGGGCGAAGCTGGAGAAGGCCCAGCAGCAGATGCCGGCGGCGTGA
- a CDS encoding carbohydrate ABC transporter permease, translating to MAPPRSFLWSRRVFLTLLAAFVLTPVYVMVSSSLKPLADVTGRFRWLPSRLTIRPYIDIWSTVPLAKYFVNSLIVAGAATVCSVVVAVFAAYAVSRHEFRGKRVFTVTVLSTQMLPGILFLLPLFLIYVGIGNTTGIALFGSRGGLILTYLTFSLPFSIWMLIGYFDSVPRDLDEAALVDGCGPLGALFRIVVPAAVPGIVAVAVYAFMTAWGEVLFASVMTNDTTRTLAVGLQGYSTLNDVYWNQIMAASLVVSVPVVAGFLLLQRYLVAGLTAGAVK from the coding sequence ATGGCGCCGCCGCGTTCGTTCCTGTGGTCGCGGCGGGTGTTCCTGACCCTGCTCGCCGCCTTCGTGCTCACCCCGGTGTACGTGATGGTGTCCAGCTCGCTGAAGCCGCTCGCCGACGTCACCGGCCGGTTCCGCTGGCTGCCCAGCCGGCTGACGATCCGCCCGTACATCGACATCTGGTCGACCGTGCCGCTCGCGAAGTACTTCGTGAACTCGCTGATCGTGGCGGGCGCGGCGACCGTCTGCTCGGTGGTCGTCGCCGTGTTCGCCGCGTACGCCGTCAGCCGTCACGAGTTCCGCGGCAAGCGCGTCTTCACGGTCACCGTGCTGTCGACGCAGATGCTCCCGGGCATCCTGTTCCTGCTCCCGCTGTTCCTGATCTACGTCGGCATCGGCAACACCACCGGCATCGCCCTGTTCGGCTCCCGCGGCGGGCTGATCCTGACGTACCTCACCTTCTCGCTGCCGTTCTCCATCTGGATGCTGATCGGCTACTTCGACTCGGTGCCGCGCGACCTGGACGAGGCGGCTCTGGTGGACGGTTGCGGACCGCTCGGCGCCCTGTTCCGGATCGTGGTGCCGGCCGCGGTCCCCGGCATCGTCGCGGTCGCCGTCTACGCGTTCATGACGGCCTGGGGAGAGGTTCTGTTCGCGTCGGTCATGACCAACGACACCACCCGCACCCTCGCCGTCGGCCTCCAGGGCTACTCCACCCTCAACGACGTCTACTGGAACCAGATCATGGCCGCCTCGCTGGTCGTCAGCGTGCCCGTGGTGGCCGGCTTCCTGCTGCTGCAGCGCTATCTCGTCGCGGGTCTGACGGCGGGCGCCGTCAAGTGA
- a CDS encoding carbohydrate ABC transporter permease: MTTTALKEPVRETSPGAARAPRRRAGRIRRLSLPYLLLLPALLLELLVHLVPMAIGIVMSFKELTQFYIRDWSTAPWSGLDNYRVSVDFDAPVGKALLQSFGVTVGFTLLSVGLCWLIGTAAAVFMQDAFRGRGLLRALFLVPYALPVYAAVITWVFMFQHDNGLVNHVLHDQLHLTGEPSFWLIGDNSFYALLTVSVWKGWPFAFLIVTAGLQNIPRELYEAAALDGAGTWQQIRRITLPSLRAVNQVLVLVLFLWTFNDFNTPYVLFGKAAPEAADLISVHIYQSSFVTWNFGTGSAMSVLLLLFLLVVTGGYLLLTSRGRRTADA, from the coding sequence ATGACGACCACCGCACTGAAGGAACCGGTGCGCGAGACGTCCCCCGGCGCGGCGCGCGCACCACGCCGCCGCGCCGGGCGGATCCGCCGCCTCTCCCTGCCGTACCTGCTGCTCCTGCCCGCGCTGCTGCTCGAACTCCTCGTGCATCTGGTGCCGATGGCGATCGGCATCGTGATGAGTTTCAAGGAACTCACCCAGTTCTACATCCGCGACTGGAGCACCGCTCCGTGGAGCGGCCTGGACAACTACCGGGTGTCGGTGGACTTCGACGCCCCGGTCGGCAAGGCGCTGCTGCAGTCGTTCGGCGTCACCGTCGGCTTCACCCTGCTGTCGGTCGGCCTGTGCTGGCTGATCGGCACGGCCGCCGCGGTCTTCATGCAGGACGCCTTCCGCGGCCGCGGCCTGCTGCGCGCGCTGTTCCTGGTGCCGTACGCGCTGCCCGTCTACGCGGCCGTGATCACCTGGGTGTTCATGTTCCAGCACGACAACGGCCTGGTTAACCACGTGCTGCACGACCAGCTGCACCTCACCGGCGAGCCGTCGTTCTGGCTCATCGGCGACAACAGCTTCTACGCCCTGCTGACCGTGTCGGTGTGGAAGGGCTGGCCGTTCGCGTTCCTCATCGTGACGGCCGGGCTGCAGAACATCCCCCGCGAGCTGTACGAGGCCGCCGCGCTGGACGGCGCCGGGACCTGGCAGCAGATCCGCCGCATCACCCTGCCGTCGCTGCGCGCCGTCAACCAGGTACTGGTCCTGGTGCTGTTCCTGTGGACGTTCAACGACTTCAACACGCCGTACGTGCTGTTCGGCAAGGCCGCTCCCGAGGCCGCCGACCTCATCTCCGTACACATCTACCAATCGTCGTTCGTGACCTGGAACTTCGGCACCGGCTCGGCCATGTCCGTCCTGCTGCTGCTCTTCCTGCTGGTCGTGACGGGCGGATACCTGCTGCTGACCTCACGCGGACGGAGGACTGCCGATGCCTGA
- a CDS encoding erythromycin esterase family protein: MTEEVQRWLKENALPLKGLHPEASNPGYGDLEPLRKVLRDVRVLGMGEATHGTAEFFRLKHLLLRFLVEEMGFTALAMEASASAAQAVDDYVLHGTGDAVDAVAGLGFWTWRTREMLDVVEWMRDHNRTVPQDRAVRFVGIDPQRCGPSLSALAAVLRTLAPERADITDGPLGTLAEARTGSLVDQRPQLLAEARDLERFLEEEHPRLAAHIGDTAVDQALRHARLIVAAADVASRPPRGEGEETGALAARDRHMAQAVVSLEEGTAGKVAVWAHNGHVCTDSYARDIPAMGRHLRDHYGERYYALGLLFGQGAFRARPGNSATRPPRKHTISAAGPRSVEAQLASVTSEDHLIDLRAGRTEPVVAEWLESPQFMRSFGAGVPRVTYRFSMTQTVLMREYDGLAYVARSTPSVLLS; encoded by the coding sequence ATGACCGAGGAAGTGCAACGATGGCTGAAAGAGAACGCCTTGCCATTGAAAGGCCTGCACCCCGAGGCATCGAACCCGGGCTACGGTGACCTGGAGCCACTGCGCAAGGTTCTGCGCGACGTACGTGTTCTGGGGATGGGGGAAGCGACGCACGGGACCGCCGAGTTCTTCCGGCTCAAACACCTGTTACTGCGCTTCCTCGTCGAGGAGATGGGTTTCACCGCTCTGGCCATGGAGGCCAGTGCCTCCGCTGCTCAGGCGGTCGACGACTACGTGCTGCACGGAACCGGTGATGCCGTCGACGCAGTGGCCGGCCTCGGCTTCTGGACGTGGCGGACACGGGAAATGCTCGACGTCGTCGAGTGGATGCGCGACCACAACCGAACGGTTCCCCAGGACCGGGCCGTACGATTCGTGGGCATCGATCCGCAGCGATGCGGCCCCTCCCTGTCGGCGCTGGCCGCCGTGCTGCGCACGCTGGCACCGGAACGTGCGGACATCACCGATGGCCCGCTCGGCACACTGGCGGAGGCCAGGACCGGGTCACTCGTGGACCAGCGCCCCCAGCTCCTCGCCGAGGCGCGTGATCTGGAGCGATTCCTCGAGGAGGAGCACCCCCGGCTTGCCGCGCACATCGGGGACACGGCCGTCGATCAGGCACTCAGGCATGCGCGCCTGATCGTGGCCGCGGCCGACGTGGCCTCCCGGCCGCCGCGGGGCGAAGGCGAGGAGACGGGCGCGCTGGCCGCCCGGGACCGTCACATGGCCCAGGCAGTGGTCTCCTTGGAGGAGGGGACTGCCGGCAAGGTGGCCGTCTGGGCTCACAACGGCCATGTTTGCACCGACAGTTACGCGCGAGACATACCCGCCATGGGGCGGCACCTCAGGGATCACTACGGTGAGCGGTACTACGCTCTGGGCCTGCTGTTCGGCCAGGGCGCCTTCCGCGCCCGTCCCGGAAACTCCGCGACACGACCGCCCAGGAAACACACCATCAGTGCGGCGGGTCCGCGCTCCGTCGAGGCCCAGCTGGCCTCGGTCACCTCCGAGGACCACCTGATCGATCTCCGCGCCGGCCGGACCGAGCCCGTCGTTGCCGAGTGGCTGGAGAGCCCGCAGTTCATGCGGTCCTTCGGCGCCGGCGTGCCACGCGTGACGTACCGCTTCTCGATGACTCAGACGGTGCTCATGCGTGAGTACGACGGATTGGCGTACGTGGCCCGCTCGACGCCCTCGGTGCTACTGAGCTGA